The genomic DNA atactatactatgacttttatcgacatactatgatatgacttttcttgacataccacattattacttttttgtgacttttttcaacatacaacatactgtgccttttttattttttacttttttaacatactatactaagactttttttatgactttcacGATGTACTTTAATATGACTCtatcattacttttttcaacatacttacTTTGACGTTTAGTTTcctttttcatcatactatagattgactgttttattaaactttcaacatacaatactatggctttttattacttctttcgacatactatactaagacctttttcagcatactatagtatgaattTTTTGATAAACTATACCAAGACTTTTTGGAACATACTGTAGAAAGACTTTTTAGACGTAAAattataaaacttttttaagacttttttcaacatactttattgtgactttttatggacatactgtactatgacttatctatgatttttcttcttcaaaaaactctatactgtgacttttttgtgacttttttcaacatactttatatttactttttaatgcttttttttatccaataCTATGCTATGTCTTTTGTGACTTCTTTccaaatactatactatgattttaactttttattaatgacttttgcaacatactactttatgacttttatgtttctttttttccaaatactATACTAGGACATTTTACGACATATAATGCTTAgattttcttgactttttttgacttatttatacaacacattttttcttcatactaaacaatgactttttttcttttttcatcatagCATATTATGACTGTATTTATTcttcaaaaacttttttcaacatactttactatgacgtTTCTAttaatttttcaacatattatactatgactgtttcatgtttttttcgaCAAATACTATGACTCACATATTACTTTTTTggtcataatatattatgtctTTTCGTGACTTTTTTCATCCTACTATactatctattttttttcaaaatctttaCTACGACGTTTAATGACTTTTAGCagcatactttactatgacgtttttgtgacttttttgacatccaacactattgcttttttatgactctttaGACATACTATCCTtagactttttcaacatactgtactattttGTGACTTTATACTATACTaacacttttttgtgactttgtagacatactatactgtgacttttttgtatttttttcaatatgctatactatgacttctttgtGACTATTTTCATTGTActataatatcattttttttttttactattctaTGCCTTTCTTACTGTTTTGACATACTTTGACTTTGTATGAATTGTGGCATTCCAACAACAAAAGGCTGCAAAAGAATTGTAAACCGGATGAGCAAAAAAGTTACGAATAGTAATTtattcacaaagaaaacaaaaagatcatAGAGAATGTGGTAATTAAGTAATCAGTATTGTTACCATGTACAGACGTGTCtgaagcaaataaaacaatacagcagCCGTGGCAGCCAAGGAAAAAGGTACTCCATATAGGTGGTGAGAAGTTGTAGCCTGATTCACATGAGAGTATAtcgtaaaaaatgtaattaaaacgtcatattataggCTGTGATTGGAACTATAACAGATTTCTATTTCActaaaaagtctgaaaaaataataataaaacattttttgtgacaaactatatCATAAATGCTGTGCTACAATAAAAGTCTAAGTATAGTATGCCAGAAGAAGttatataaaagtcataatatagtatgtcaaaacatGTCATGATATAGAATGATGTAAACAATGTAATAAAGAATTCATAGTACATTTTGTCACAAAAACGTTATAATTAAATATgctatgaaaataataaaaaaaaaaagttaaaaaaaaaagtaattttatagtatgtcatgaaaaagtcatagtatattttgtcatgaAAATAGTCAAACTGCATGTGACAAACAATATCATAAAAGTTGTAGTTTATTATGTTACAAAAAGTGTCATTAAGAAAATCAAAATATCATGGCATAGcctttcatgaaaaagtcatgtaaaaGTCTGTCATACAACCGTCTCATGCgtgttattaaaatgtcatattttctcccaaaaatgtcataaaaaataccaaagtaTTATAAAAGCTTCAGTATAGTGTGCCATGAAGAAGTCATATAAAGGTATTGGCaaagcatgtcataaaaaagtaattgtatagtatatttcacaaaaaaacaaaaaattgtcATGgcatagtatgtcatgaaaaatgtcataagaaatgtttagttttatgtTTAGCCTGTTACCTGGAGGAAGTGCATGAGGCACATTTAGATTAGGTGATCTTTCAACTGACTTTTCGTAAATTTCCAATAACTAGTAAGCTTTTCTGCCGCCTTAAATGTAGTAATGCCAACAAATAAATGCCACGTGACCTTAAGAAAAGGAAATGGTTAGCTATATCTAACATAGATAACTCTTGAAATACCTTTActaataaatgaaaagtaataatagataatataataaatggtttgaaaaaactaatggataaatggttgaaatagttataataaaataattataaatcaGAACATAATGTATGGTCATCTCAGCTGTGGGTGTGTCAGACCCACTGCATTACATCATCACATTGCCCCTGCCCTGATGTTTCCTTTAACAGCAAAGAACAATGATTATAACGAGACAGTGGTAAAGAACTTGCACAAATgccgttttgttttttgtgtctttgtaataCAGGTGATTCTTACAGGAGAATATGTGATACTATGCTTTACCgaaaaacagagagaattaacaaaaaatgtaattgtgcaATTTAATAGATGTTGAGCGAATCACCATAAAGTGgataataaagaaatgacagGTGATTGAGAGCAACACCCTCAAAGAAATAGACTTACAGTACATTTCATGAAATGACGGATGACTGAAGGCTCTAGTGAAAGGGAATGACAGAGGGAGGtagacaaatggaaaaaaagagagagagagaaaggcagacaaaaggaaaaatatttgcAGGCTGCCCTGCCCCCTCATCACTCCCTGGGGAACAAGGGATTATGGAAATGTATAAATGCAAGAGAGAGGGCaactgacagacagaaaggaggaggaggaggagagagaggagggagagaggaagagagagagaaacgagAGAGCAAataagagggagggagacagagcgATGCTATTGGTTGACCGTTATAACATCAAGCGTGATAGAAATATTTCTCTCGCAGTCTAAGAAAtagaggaagagacagacagagacagtagactcaggaaacacattcaggtttgttttcaaaatctctggaagagaataaaaaaagaggactaTAGAAATGAAGAAAGGGAAATAAAGAGGGGGAGACCATAGAAAGGTGGACTAATTAACTCATGACTTCTGAGGGCGATGGAGATTTTTTACTTAAGAACAGAAGCGAATTCTAATTCAGAATAAATGAGACTCAACATGTAGATGTTCTGCAGGTTTCTGTTCAAATTTCCTCTCCCCCAAACACCcagtatttaataatttatccTGCACATCGGCAAAGACAAATCTCAATGTTTTTGGAGAAATCTGAGGGATGCGTCTGAGAGAAAATGCACAGCAGAGAATTCTGACATGGTGCCGACCCAAATTGACAGAGACGAGGAAAGAGTGGACTGTTCAGTGGCAGACACGTCTCCAGCCAGACACAGGTATTCTCTTTTCGATATTAAGATTGGTCAAGATATTGATCCATTCTTACTCAAACTATTATCAATATTATACTCGTGTATTACTAAGTCCTCTTGGGTGTGTGGTATTGGCATTGTAATGATAaatagttgttttatttaaaagccGATTCCAATATTTGCTGCCTCACTGATTTGcacttattatttaattattttataatgtattattttattgcaaaatcAACCGAAATTTGCTTTGTCAGAATATAACTGTCTTTACTGTCTAATGTGCAGAGCAATAGCTTGTATCTTTAGCTAATGCACAGATTCATGTGGTGGTGaataaataatttcccccaaatcttgtaataaaattaattataaaCCAAGAGACTGTCTCTGTAAATTATAACTCACAGATAATCTGCAAACTATGGTTGTTAACAACTGTGTTAAATGTGATTTAGAAATATGCGTCATTAATGGTGTTCTTGATTTAGAGCAACAGATGAACTGAAAGCCATACAACAAACCACTGAACTATCACAAGCCATAACCATCTGAGACGATAAtcttcactgtttttaaaacacagtgcTGTGCTTAGTATCGACAAGAACCCTGTGCTTCTGCTGTCAGCGTGTCAGTCAGACACTTTGTGGCTTGCTTtaatgtgagaaaaagaaatgtgtagGCTTTGTCTAAAGAGAAActacatggaggaggaggaggaggagacagacatcTTGCCTGTCAGAGACTGAAAAAAAGGGAATCAGGCCAACGACAGCCAACTGTGGCTGTGAAAAGACATATAAGTGCTTCCTAAATCAAAGCGAGGCAGGGGTCGTCCTGCTGTcacataaacaaaaagagacaaagacattAGTGCAAGCATGGAAGCCAAGCGGATTATTGATTATTACTAAAGACTAAGGGATCTACCCACGTGGAGGACACAGACTCCGCTTGCGTCGGAGGgggaaacataaaataacctCCATTAAACGGAGGGAGAGCAATTGCCATTGAGATAGAGAGCAAGGGGGAagttccctttctctctctcgacCCATCTCGGCATCAAGCTGGCGGGCTCAGCCATGGCATTCACCTTTGCGGCCTTCTGCTACATGCTCACCTTGGTGCTGTGCGCTGCCCTCATCTTCTTCGTCATATGGCAGGTGAGTAGCACTATGGACACTGGagccactgcacacacacactgaaactaaAATAGGACACATGTAGGGCCTGTGAACGTCCACCCTCCATCCCACGCAGGCAGACAAACACATCCACCAACGCACCGTTGTACAACACTGACAGCAACACGGCAAACACACACCTCGCTTAGGTACTCTAAAGGTAATGGCATGCATAAATGTGTCAGCTGAATCTCAGTGTAATTGTGCCtgagtgacattttgaattGTTGCTTAAAAGCCACCAAATGACACTTTGTTCCCTTTAATTGCAAGCCCCTAGCTGCAAAGTAATAATTGGTTGAAACAGACCAAAGAGGAGATGCACGTAGATGCATGTACCTAAAAAACAGAGTGACTCCACACAGTGACTAAGTGACCTGCTTACATACTGGTTTATCACCAGTATTATTAACCTTAGCTTGTCTGACCCTGACACATTGAACAAAAAGACAACCAGCTCCATCCCTTCACAGTAAAGCAACCTAACTGACAATAAACAGTTCCTCAAATAAGGTGTTCAGGCTTCAGCAAACTGCACAAAATGAGCACAGGGAGGTGGCAAAACACAATGTTCATAAATCTCACTGCCAGACTGTTGTGAATCCGTCTGCCTGCGGCATTTTGAGTGTAATTTGCACAGATATCGCTGGGCATTGATGCACTCTGCTTGCTGGTTTACACAAGTGCAGACAGAGCAAACACTTAAGGTTTAATCCCTCACCCTTAACACTGGATCCATGGAGTCAGGAATAAtgtgaaatacaaaacacatcattatGAACATAAGACTTGAAATGACTAACGTAGCAATTGACTAAGTGGGTGAGACTACATATGAgtcagtcagtgtgtctgtgtgtgaaagagacGGGTAGAAGCATGTGTCTGGCTCAGCATCCAACCATGTGATCGAAACGCTCATCAAACTATGATTATGTTCACCCCTTCCCCCAGTCTGCCTCCACCCACGGGTACAGCACCCCAATTCTATCTGGCTGTCGACCAATCAGAACGTTTGTTCACAGCTATAGTAACCATGGAGCCCACCGAGGGGCTCACCATGTCGCCATGGAAACTGCATCTGTTTACAACGGAGCTAAGTGTGAAGGGACACGAGGGGGAGCCTTCTAGACTCGTATGGGGAGATTACCACCAGGACTGTTTCTATTTCAAACAGATCTGTTTTAATGTTATCAGTCATTGTTGACACTAATCAGATGCTCACTTATCTGCaaaaaatgtatgctttttATTCCTTTTCAATAAGCAGTCAAAGTTGAgctttgctgttttaaaatctgaaacaaaGATAAGCACAGCGGGTGGCCTTTACACCAagaattattagtatttttatagAGCTATTAATCAGGGAGCTGGTGAGAAAAATATTACTCATACTCACCTCACAGGGAGCAGTTAGTAAGATATCAGCGTAGCATTTCcgaacaatgacattttttttctccaccctgCCAGATTCTATACAGAATAGTAGAccacaatactttttttatgtcttgcattttaaatatacacactttatccaaacataactttaaatgTGAAGTGATTGTTTTAATCCTGCCAgattatgattaaataaatgcatttatcatTAGAAATTGGTTCTTTTAACAGCTGTGTATATCTCAATGGGTATTCCACAGTTTTTAATGGGAACTTTATGATCAGGTTTAATTAAAAGAGATTAGCATATCATTTAAGAGGAGTAAGAAACTACATAATGACACATGAATCACATTAGAGCTCATACACAGCATTAAGGTAAAGAGCAAGGCCATTAGTAATTATCAATGTACACATTCACCATTTAATCCCCATGTGTGCTCGGGCAATGTGAACAATGTGGCTGCAGCTGTACAAGATGGTGTGTGCAGTACAGTAAGCTGTTCTAGGATAGTTATAACAGTATTCTACAAGAGGCTGAGACTTCAATGTAGTGTTGAAAAGATACCATCTATGCCTTTATTTGatatacatataatacagtatgtgcatTCATTAGTGGTCTAAAAGTGACTAACTAAAGTAAAAATTCACATGTCTGTTATTTTGCAGATCATTGCATTTGATGAGCTTCGCACAGACTTCAAAAACCCCATTGATCAGAGCAATCCCACCAGAGCGGTAAGAACCCTGCTGTTTCCCTTCTTTCAAACGCTCGTGTGCACACAGATATCCCTTCTTTTCAGTTCCAAGAAAAACCTTCAATGATCTAAACATAAACGCTGAGAACAAATTGAGGGTTTCACTCCAAAGTTGTTGCACATGACCTTAAATTTGTCAGTCTGCTTCTGAACTGTGTTTTGGAAATTTGTAATATTGACTGAGTTTATAAAGATTGGCCTTTCTTGAGAAACCCACAGCACACTGCCATGAATGCCTGTAATTTTACTGGAAAAGCAAGCCATCTTTTAATGTAAATGAtggttttgtggttttgaaatgaaatctttcatgtgttttattcagcCACATTTAGTCAACATCAAATATTTGTACTACTTTAATAGAACTCCTACTATTCCAAGCTTCCGAGTGGAGCACCTATAAGAATTTGCCTTGAACACTAATTTATATGCAGATTGAAGAAATCaacctttttaaaagacagagacTAGTTTGCctaatcaaataaaaagattgATGCGAATGAAAACGTTGTTTATATAATGAGATACTGTGCAGTTGCAACAATAAAAGTGCAGATACGAGGTTTGACCTCAGGGTACAGGAACCAACTAAATACTAAAGTCACATTTGAAAATCTCTGTCTGAATTTCTTTTGCAAAACCATAAAATAACATCATCATGAGTCAATAATGACTGTCATTATTCATTTAGCAAGTTGACAGCAGTCTTTTTCCCAAGTTAGCTAATGTTCTAACAATCATGTGTACCTGCATCTGAACTGCAAAGACAGAGTGATGAGGAGTGGGAGAGGAAACTGTGAAAGCAGACTGTGGGAGTGTGGAGGCACAACAGCTACAGGGGGGTGGACACAATAACTGCCTGCCTACctgtaaaatataatgcaaCCAAAAAAAGTAGATCTTAAATAAATGCTGATGTGAATAGGTTTCAAGGCTAGGTTTCAAGGCTAAGTATCAAGGCTTTGTATCAAGGCTACGTCAGGCGTTTTTCAATCTGTATCTAACAACCTATACTTGTCAACTTTTCAGATATGTTCAGAAAGAACATGATCTGCTGGAATGTGAGACTGCCAGTTTCGAGCAAAATCAATTATCTGCACAAACAGAAGAAGACATACATGTCAACAGCCtaggaaaataaacagcaattATTTCTGATGTTAGCAGAGAGCAAAGTGTTCACTCAACTGCCGTTGTCTACAGAGAAGACAAAAGCAGTTAATATTGGTTGGtgagagagaaattaaaaacGTTGTTGCAGAAGAGACCAAACACGTGTTTTCCAAATCAGGTGTATGTGTAAAGCCATTGCCGTTTTATGAAACTCTGATTGGCTCGTTGACAAAAAGTGACTCAAATGTAGAATTATTTTCTATTGAAATGCGTTGAAAGGGCAGGGCCATGTCAAATGGCCGCCCTATTACGCCTCTCCGTGAAATAGCTAAATAAAAAGTCAAGCTCTTGACATTTCACTAATAAATTACAAGGcgtaagtgaaaaaaaatgttttattccaaCAAGCTACGTGATAAGATTCTAATTATTCTACTTGACAGCACTCATTGCcctgcatttcttttatttggTGTGCATATTGTGAAATGTCCCTACTGCCTTGATTAGACTTCAGTCGTGTTTCCCTTGTTGGAACAATTAAAAATTCATAGTGAAGTGGATGACCGGCAATAATTAGGGCATCACAGGGAGGCTCCAAGCTGTAAAATCTAAGCAGAGTTACTGCAGGACAACAATTTGTAAgtgcaattaaaaaacataaattgtacagtttatgttttaaatccCAGTGTCGCTGAAGGATACACTGCACAAAGCGAGCAAAAGGAAGAAAACGACATAGACCAACACCAACAACTGCAAATAGACAGTGATGCTGTGTCTGGCTTGGAGGCCGGATGTTGTAGATTCAGGGCAAAATCCACTTTCAGATCACCGTGGGAGTTTGAATTTATGTCCACAGATTTATAAAATGTGCAGCCTGTGGCTCAGGCTAAAGGGAACGGACATCACAGAGGCCTCAATACTGGAAGCCACCATCCTGTAACTAAGACAGATGCCTCAATATGTCACAAAATGAGTATGAGAGTCTTCATTAAATACAGAGACAACAAACACCAGTGTGGCTTACACATGCTAAAGGGTGCTTAtctatttgatatatttttgttccACAAGATAAATtaagcaaaacatttaattaacaatCAGTCTGCTAATTATTACCTGACTATTGCTACTTTTGTTTGCTGATGGAAACAGATTAATCTAGGTCGATGAACTACAGCAAAACGTCTAATTTGTCTTGCTAGCTAATCAATGAACACCCAAATAAAAGATCACCCTAAGGGGCCACTACCTGCTGGATGGTAAAAGATGGATGGACTTAATTTGTAAAACCGATTATTGAGCCCTCTCTCCTGGCTCACAGAAGACTCAAAACTGTTAGCCTTTGTGCAAAATGTCTGCACCAAGCATCACTGTGCTTATTGATTATAATGTGTAAAACATATGTATGTGCTGATGAACTGTTACCAACAGTTTGGCTTTCTCAAAATcccacaatttatttttttgtaaaatatatacagtaccagtcaaaggttttggacacaccttctcaattgtttttctttatttttttctttattttttctacattgtagattaatattgaagacatccaaactatgaaggaacacatatggaattatgtggtaaacaaacaaatgctcaacaaaccagaatatgttttatattttagattcttcaaagtagttgaatgagaaggtgtgtccaaacgtttgactggtactgtatttaaagtatataataatagaTAGTTGAAGAGTTTGAGaaagataatgtttttttattaatttactttatcTAAGTCTATATTTTATTGGCTGAGAGAGAATCAATATGTATCCTACAGATTTATCTTTAACCAAGCCATAACATTTAGATTTAAGCAGGAATCTCTATGTATTTGCAAGCACTGACCAtgtctatttttttcatttatttagatttattttcatggATAGACTACCCATAAATATTGCATATGATTAAGTAACACAGACTGTTAATCAGACTTTCTTTGTATCCACAGAGGGAAAGGATTCTCAACATTGAAAGAATCTGCAACCTGCTCCGCAAAGTAAGTACTACTTGTTCATTACCTGCTGATGGTGGATTACTAAAACAGAGAGGCTTCAGACAACCATGACATGCATTTCTAACCATTGTGAAGACCATGACGCACGCTGATTCATTTCACATGTAGCCCATCCCCACAACCCACCATAACCACTCTGCATTAACAGAGATGGAGAACAGTTATACCGTCAAGaaggttttgtgtttgtgaggatgTTTCTTTTTCCCTGTTTCAAGGCTTTCAGAAAGAGAACTCAATGTCCCTGTAATGAAATGTGACATGCAGTGGAGGCCATTTTAAACATGCTTGTGCTAGAAAATGTTTAACAGTATTAGGTACAACAGAGGACTTCAAACATGCTCAtgtaattaaatcaataaataaacatgatacaACAGGAGCTTTAGGGAAGGTAACACACTAACTGTACTAATGGGGCCCATGTTGTATATTTATGCAAAGCATTACTACTTACAAGGTAAGCTTTGGGATCATAATTTGAACAACAATGTATTTTCACATCATTGTAAAGATGAATGTGTTCATGATTGAATTGAATGAGTAGTAAGTCAGTTAAAAAAGGCTGTCACAGGAGTTTTTTGGGTGGGAGTTTTATCTTTTACGATGCGAGGTGCCTGGGACAGATGATGATGTATATTGTTCAGATTGTAGACAAATTTGTgaattgtgattttgggctatataaataaaacgaATGGAATTGAATTGAGGTTCAAAATGAGGAAAATGGTTATTGGAGGTGTGCCTTTAACTGTTTACCTGTATAGGGGGTACACTTAACATCTTCATCATGGATTTATTTAGGTAAAACATAATGTGAACATGATGCAATATTACCTAATCAATTTTAACGGTTAACTGGAGCAGTTAAAAGTTGTCgtgtcaacaaaaaaataacgcTTATATAAATGTTGCTCTTTAAAGCAGCTTAAATCCACTTTTTGTTCAGCACCAACTAACAGTAGCAAGCTCATGAACATAGTGGAGCGTTTAGCCGCTAAAGAAACTGATTTTTGCTatggagttggtggagaccaaaacagaggtaaaaggagagtgaatatcgAACATAAATCACGTGACTAAATGGCCGACTtcaaattaatacaaatgatGCTCTGGATCAGCTGGATGTGCaaataataaactgtttgctaacaagtttgcTAGATCAATTTAAAAGGTTACAATATGTTACTGGAAGCAAGCTAGTTATCTTAGCAATCTGATCGTATCTATGTCAAACTAGCCTACATCAATATCTACTAACTTCAAAAACCAATCTACATGTATATGAAACTATATTTGCACTTGTAACAGTAGCGAGCCATGAGTAACATTAACACCCTCTGTGTGAAAGTGTTTGCCTCGCAGTGTGATTCTGGTTCCGTAGATTGTAGTTAAATCTCACAAGCAACCCATGCAACCAGCATTTCAGTGTTTTCCCAGCAGTTGTTGAAGTGTCATTACTGATAACTGTGGCTTTATATATAGACCTTTAACCTGACTCCTTGTGTCTGTTGTGGTTAGTTGGTGGTACCAGAGTACTCCATCCACGGGCTCTTCTGCCTGATGTTCCTGTGTGCTGGAGAGTGGGTCACACTTGGCCTAAATATCCCGCTGCTCTTCTACCATCTGTGGAGGTACAGTCCCATAAAAGATGTCTGAAAACTTCTGGAGATACAGTGCCAGTGTGAGCCTAACTTCTCTGCTCTTTCAGGTTTCTTCATCGGCCAGCTGacgggtcagaggtcatgtACGATCCAGTCAGTGTGATGAACGCCGACATTCTCAATTACTGCCAGAAGGAGTCCTGGTGTAAGCTGGGCTTTTATCTGCTCTCTTTCTTCTATTATCTCTACAGGTCAGTTCAAATTCACAATCTTTTCAACGAAGTGTCGCTTCTTTAGATTTCAGTGATGCTTTTCAGATTTGTTGCACTGTTTTATGAACTTACTGGAAAAGAATtgcacaattacttttttctcccAATGTTTCCACCTTTTCCCACGATCTATTTCCTGCTGAAGCATGGTCTACGCCTTGGTGAGCTTTTAACAGACAGGATATctgaagaaataaaaggaagTATCAGTAAGAAAGACACAGAGGAACAAAAGGGGGACataactcttcctctctccatccttcccaTCACTGGCTCGTGGTTTTCAACAGACTAACCTTGGACAAAAAGAGAAGACCAATCTGAATGATAATGTGAATGTAAAAGCCTGAACTCGACAATACCGTTTTGACCAAGATACTGCTGTCGTACGACTGGACAAAGT from Anoplopoma fimbria isolate UVic2021 breed Golden Eagle Sablefish chromosome 24, Afim_UVic_2022, whole genome shotgun sequence includes the following:
- the cnih2 gene encoding protein cornichon homolog 2 → MAFTFAAFCYMLTLVLCAALIFFVIWQIIAFDELRTDFKNPIDQSNPTRARERILNIERICNLLRKLVVPEYSIHGLFCLMFLCAGEWVTLGLNIPLLFYHLWRFLHRPADGSEVMYDPVSVMNADILNYCQKESWCKLGFYLLSFFYYLYSMVYALVSF